One region of Microbacterium sp. M28 genomic DNA includes:
- a CDS encoding alpha/beta fold hydrolase produces the protein MDTTHISTVTSADGTAIAYERIGTGPVIIVISNVAEDRTGVAGIADALAADFTVISYDRRGRGESGDPQPYEPAREIDDIAALVDAVGSPVFLTSGSGGCGLALDAASALGDAVAGVYLYEPPFIVDDSRAPAPADYVAHQEELVAAGRRDEAVEYFMSEMIGVPEEYLPLMKDDPSWQEMVRYAHTYAYDGRIMQGLQDGAPLPRDRWRIDAPIAVAVGSNGEGFIRAGAQALAALLPHVTVLTLEGQDHSAFWMAPEPVAEQIRGFLLTEGSDTAAAVADEPRAPGADMVALDRLVGEWTVTGGAVGVVRYEWMPGRHFLIQHVDLEQFGEQITGLEVIGHLRPFGEPAGADVVSRFYDSLGNTLDYTYELEGDVLTIWGGAKGSPAYFRGEFTDGDRVMAGAWVYPGGGGYASTMTRR, from the coding sequence ATGGACACCACTCACATCTCCACGGTCACCTCGGCGGACGGCACGGCGATCGCGTACGAGAGGATCGGGACCGGTCCCGTCATCATCGTGATCAGCAACGTCGCGGAGGACCGCACCGGAGTCGCCGGTATCGCTGACGCCCTCGCGGCCGACTTCACCGTCATCTCGTACGACCGTCGCGGTCGCGGCGAAAGCGGGGATCCGCAGCCCTACGAGCCGGCCCGCGAGATCGACGACATCGCGGCCCTCGTGGATGCCGTCGGCAGCCCGGTCTTCCTGACCAGCGGTTCCGGCGGATGCGGTCTCGCCCTGGACGCCGCCAGTGCGCTGGGCGATGCGGTCGCCGGGGTCTACCTCTACGAGCCTCCCTTCATCGTCGACGACTCCCGCGCGCCCGCGCCGGCTGACTACGTCGCCCATCAGGAAGAACTCGTCGCCGCGGGCCGCCGTGACGAGGCGGTCGAGTACTTCATGAGCGAGATGATCGGCGTCCCCGAGGAGTACCTCCCCCTGATGAAGGACGATCCCTCCTGGCAGGAGATGGTGCGCTATGCGCACACGTACGCCTACGACGGTCGCATCATGCAGGGCCTCCAGGACGGAGCACCCCTTCCGCGCGACCGCTGGCGCATCGACGCCCCTATCGCCGTCGCCGTCGGGAGCAACGGCGAGGGCTTCATCCGCGCAGGCGCCCAGGCGCTCGCCGCGCTCCTTCCGCACGTCACCGTGCTCACCCTCGAGGGCCAGGACCACTCGGCGTTCTGGATGGCACCGGAGCCGGTGGCTGAGCAGATCAGGGGGTTCCTGCTCACCGAAGGCTCGGACACCGCCGCCGCCGTCGCCGACGAGCCGCGCGCACCCGGCGCCGACATGGTCGCCCTCGACCGGCTCGTCGGGGAGTGGACCGTCACCGGCGGTGCCGTCGGAGTCGTGCGGTACGAATGGATGCCGGGACGCCACTTCCTCATCCAGCATGTCGACCTCGAGCAGTTCGGTGAGCAGATCACCGGCCTCGAAGTCATCGGTCATCTGCGACCCTTCGGCGAGCCCGCCGGAGCGGACGTGGTGTCGCGCTTCTACGACTCGCTCGGGAACACGCTCGACTACACGTACGAGCTCGAAGGCGATGTCCTGACGATCTGGGGCGGCGCGAAGGGAAGCCCCGCCTACTTCCGAGGGGAGTTCACGGATGGCGACCGGGTCATGGCCGGCGCCTGGGTCTACCCCGGTGGCGGGGGGTACGCCTCGACCATGACACGACGCTGA
- a CDS encoding RNA polymerase sigma factor — MSGRPEAIEEILHTETPHVIGALTRRFGRFEAAEDAAQEALLAATRQWPQEGVPAEPRSWLIRVGYRRMVDAIRSEQAERRREEEYTLADPARVGATSIGVDDSLNLLLLCCHPALSSVSQVALTLRAVGGLTTSEIAGAYGVTEQTMGVRISRAKQQLRKIGARFEFSVNDDAAERLSSTMKVLYLVFNEGYTASSGRSLVRTDLSAEAIRLARMLHGQTPDDPETTGLLALMLLTDARRAARTDEDGTLVPLADQDRSRWDRRMIAEGIELIESAWTGGAVGVYRIQAAIAAVHVDAPTAAATDWEQIAALYLALEQMEPGGPVMLSRVVAVAHAFGDETALELLTKLDHEHGLLQHPLTRHRALAIRAHLLERSGRADEARADYRLAAELTANEIETRYLHGRADGVPG; from the coding sequence CGAGGCGATCGAGGAGATCCTGCACACGGAGACACCGCACGTCATCGGCGCACTGACCAGGCGGTTCGGCCGTTTCGAGGCCGCTGAGGATGCTGCACAGGAGGCACTGCTGGCGGCGACTCGGCAGTGGCCACAGGAGGGAGTCCCCGCCGAGCCGCGCTCCTGGTTGATCCGTGTCGGCTACCGGCGCATGGTCGACGCCATCCGTTCCGAACAGGCCGAGCGACGCCGCGAAGAGGAATACACGCTCGCGGACCCCGCGCGCGTCGGCGCGACCTCGATCGGCGTCGACGACAGCCTGAACCTTCTCCTGCTGTGCTGCCACCCCGCGTTGTCCTCCGTCTCGCAGGTGGCGCTGACGCTCCGCGCCGTCGGCGGCCTCACCACGTCCGAGATCGCGGGTGCCTACGGTGTCACCGAGCAGACGATGGGTGTGCGCATCAGCCGCGCGAAGCAGCAGTTGCGAAAGATCGGCGCGCGGTTCGAATTCTCCGTGAACGACGATGCGGCCGAACGTCTCTCGTCGACGATGAAGGTGCTGTATCTGGTCTTCAATGAGGGCTACACCGCCAGCTCCGGCCGCAGCCTGGTGCGAACGGATCTCTCCGCGGAGGCGATCCGTCTCGCGAGAATGCTGCACGGACAGACGCCAGACGACCCCGAGACGACCGGCCTGCTCGCGCTGATGCTGCTCACGGATGCCCGCCGAGCCGCCCGCACCGATGAGGACGGCACGCTGGTGCCGCTCGCCGACCAGGATCGCAGCCGGTGGGACCGAAGGATGATCGCCGAGGGGATCGAGCTCATCGAATCCGCCTGGACCGGTGGTGCTGTCGGTGTCTACCGCATCCAAGCGGCGATCGCGGCCGTGCATGTCGATGCACCGACTGCCGCCGCCACGGACTGGGAACAGATCGCAGCGTTGTACCTCGCTCTGGAGCAGATGGAGCCCGGAGGGCCGGTGATGCTGTCGCGCGTGGTCGCCGTCGCGCATGCTTTCGGCGATGAGACGGCGTTGGAACTGCTCACGAAGCTCGACCACGAGCACGGACTTCTCCAGCATCCGCTCACCAGGCACCGTGCCCTTGCGATCCGCGCGCACCTGCTCGAGCGGTCTGGCCGGGCGGATGAGGCGCGGGCGGATTACCGTCTGGCCGCCGAGCTCACCGCCAACGAGATCGAGACGCGCTATCTCCACGGCAGGGCGGACGGCGTGCCCGGCTGA